The following coding sequences lie in one Lolium perenne isolate Kyuss_39 chromosome 2, Kyuss_2.0, whole genome shotgun sequence genomic window:
- the LOC127335909 gene encoding HMG1/2-like protein, translated as MRSKANGDASFKASGKRKAAAGGVAKPKRAPTPYFVFLAEFRPQYMQEHPEAKGVIAVTKAAGEKWRSMSDEEKAKYGSKKQEVKETKAASKKESTSSKKAKTDADEEEGEGSDKSKSDVEDDGEEEDKE; from the exons ATGAGGTCCAAGGCCAACGGAGACGCCTC GTTCAAGGCCTCCGGTAAGCGCAAGGCAGCCGCCGGCGGGGTCGCCAAGCCGAAGCGCGCCCCCACTCCCTACTTCGTCTTCCT GGCTGAGTTCAGGCCCCAGTACATGCAGGAGCACCCTGAGGCTAAGGGCGTCATCGCC GTTACCAAGGCTGCTGGAGAGAAGTGGCGCAGCATGTCCGATGAG GAGAAGGCGAAGTACGGAAGCAAGAAGCAGGAGGTCAAAGAGACCAAGGCTGCTAGCAAGAAG GAGAGCACTAGCTCCAAGAAGGCCAAGACTGATGCTGACGAAGAGGAGGGAGAAGGTTCTGACAAGTCCAAGTCCGACGTTGAGGATGATGGCGAGGAG GAGGACAAGGAGTAA